The proteins below come from a single Isoptericola dokdonensis DS-3 genomic window:
- a CDS encoding ROK family transcriptional regulator, whose amino-acid sequence MTELLRVPGPQGAPPSSRAAVLDAIRVAGTISRVEITEVAGLTAATVSTTVRRLIEDGLVREAGRGESTGGKPRVLLELVPTSRYALGVHLDAEDVTYVLVDLGGAVVARLRRAQAVGDPQTVVDRMAATVRGLVESTEVAWDQVLGLGVVAPGPLSRRSQLVLTRPAMDAWGDFPLGPSLGEATGLPVVLDNDATAAAVGEHWGGGAGGSRAFAALYLATGIGSGAVIDGAPLRGVSSNAGEIGHVCVEADGPECWCGSRGCVEALAGPRSVVAAAEAAGFDLGGPGRGLSERFAALARAALGGDVLAANLLGRSARYVAIAAQTLVQVLDVDRLVLTGPAMAVAGSLYLPAVRQRLTTSQFARGDHDVDVVISSHAGEAAAVGAAALVLQGELVPPGGGLRIDVA is encoded by the coding sequence ATGACAGAGCTGCTGCGGGTGCCCGGGCCACAGGGCGCACCGCCGTCGAGCCGCGCGGCCGTGCTGGACGCGATCCGGGTGGCCGGCACGATCAGCCGGGTCGAGATCACGGAGGTCGCCGGGCTGACCGCGGCGACCGTCTCCACCACGGTGCGCCGCCTCATCGAGGACGGGCTCGTGCGGGAGGCCGGCCGGGGCGAGTCGACCGGCGGCAAGCCGCGCGTGCTGCTCGAGCTCGTGCCGACGAGCCGGTACGCGCTGGGCGTGCACCTCGACGCCGAGGACGTCACCTACGTCCTGGTGGACCTGGGCGGCGCCGTCGTCGCGCGGCTGCGGCGGGCGCAGGCGGTCGGCGACCCGCAGACGGTCGTGGACCGGATGGCCGCCACCGTCCGCGGTCTCGTGGAGAGCACGGAGGTGGCCTGGGACCAGGTCCTCGGTCTCGGCGTGGTCGCGCCGGGGCCGCTGTCCCGGCGCTCCCAGCTCGTCCTCACCCGCCCCGCGATGGACGCCTGGGGGGACTTCCCGCTCGGCCCGAGCCTCGGGGAGGCCACCGGCCTGCCCGTCGTGCTGGACAACGACGCGACCGCGGCCGCCGTCGGCGAGCACTGGGGCGGCGGGGCCGGCGGCAGCCGGGCGTTCGCCGCGCTGTACCTGGCCACCGGGATCGGCTCCGGCGCGGTCATCGACGGCGCCCCGCTGCGGGGCGTCAGCTCGAACGCCGGCGAGATCGGGCACGTGTGCGTCGAGGCGGACGGCCCCGAGTGCTGGTGCGGGTCGCGCGGCTGCGTGGAGGCGCTGGCGGGCCCCCGGTCGGTCGTCGCGGCGGCCGAGGCCGCCGGGTTCGACCTGGGCGGTCCCGGCCGCGGCCTCTCGGAGCGGTTCGCCGCGCTGGCGCGGGCCGCGCTGGGGGGAGACGTCCTCGCGGCGAACCTGCTGGGCCGGTCGGCCCGCTACGTCGCCATCGCCGCCCAGACCCTCGTCCAGGTGCTCGACGTCGACCGGCTGGTGCTGACGGGCCCGGCGATGGCCGTCGCCGGCTCGCTCTACCTGCCCGCCGTCCGGCAGCGCCTCACCACCTCCCAGTTCGCACGCGGCGACCACGACGTCGACGTCGTGATCTCGTCGCACGCCGGCGAGGCGGCCGCCG